The Spirosoma sp. SC4-14 DNA window GGGCTGAACAATGCTAACGGCGCGTTTTTCGAGCAATTCGCGGAAGCCCCACTTCGTAAAAATCCGCTCGCCAGCCGCAATGGGCAAATGAGTTCCCCGCGCAATGTCGGCCATAACATCGACGTTTTGCGCCTGACAGGGCTCCTCAACAAACATGGGCTGAAAGGGCTCCAACTGCTTTATGAGCACCTTGGCAGTCTGTGGCGAAATGTTGCCATGAAAGTCGATGGCAATGTCCATATCGGGGCCACCCGCTTCGCGCAACGAAGCAAAGTTGTCGACAGCATACTTGATGAATTGCGGGTTTTCGACAATGTTGGCGGGGGTCTTATGAGCAACTCCGGTTTTAATCACCGTATAGCCTTCGGCTTTCCGTTTTTTCATGTCTTCGGCATTGCTCGCCCGACCGTAGATCCGAACCCGGTCGCGCGTGGGTCCGCCCAGCAGTTCATACACGGGCACATTGAGCAGCTTGCCTTTGATGTCCCAAAGCGCATGATCAATGCCACTCAGTGCACTCGTCAGAATGGGTCCACCGCGGTAAAAAGCATGGCGGTAAATGGCCTGCCAGTGATGGACAACCTGGCGCGGGTCTTTCCCAATCAGATAGGGTTCAATTTCCTTGATAGCCGTCTGAATCGTCAAAGCCCGGCCTTCGAGCAATGGCTCCCCCAGGCCGTAGATGCCGGTATCGGTATGGATTTTCAGGAAAATCCAGCGTGGTTTCACCAGAAAGGTTTCAAGCTTAGTAATCTTGACCTTGCTGTAGTCGGCAAAGCGGCCAGGATCGGCTCCATACGATGCCTGTGGCAAAATCATAGAACTCATTCCGGCAACACCCAACACCGACTGGATGGCCGACCGGCGCGATATTCCCGTTTTTTTACCTGATGATTTCATTGTTATACGGTTTAGGAAAATCCCTTTAATCGATTAAGCAAAACTAGTTTATGGTTTACGGTTGCGCTGCTTATCAGTATACACCCTTCTAGTGCAGCGCAACCGTAAACCCTCCTACGGCCTGATGATGGTTCCGTCCATTTTGCGGACCTGCCAGTTCGACTTGGTACTGATGGGATACTTGGCGGCTTCTTTTTCGTTGATGTCTACGCCCAAACCCGGCACCTCGTTTACCGACATATACCCTTTGTTCATGGTTGGGCATCCGCTAAACACGGCCTGCGTCTTTTCTGAAAAAGCGACGGCCTCCTGAATCCCAAAATTCCAGACAGCCAGGTCGATATGTGCGTGAGCCGCATGACCTACCGGCGACACATCGCCCGGTCCGTGCCAGGCCGTGCGGACGTTGAACCACTCCCCTAGCCGGGCTACTTTCATGGCGGGCGTTATCCCACCAATCTGCGAGACGTGAATCCGTATATAATCGAACCACTGGTTCACCATTGGCTCCTTAAATTCATTGATGTTGTTGAACAACTCGCCCATTGCGATGGGCACGCTCGTTGTCTGGCGGAGTTGCGCAAACCACTTCATGTTTTCGGGCGAGAAAGGGTCTTCGATGAAGAACGGGCGATAATCTTCCAGTTTCTTGATCATATTGATGGCTTCCATCGGCTGCACCCGCTCATGAATGTCGTGTAGCAGTTCGATCTCTTCCCCACATGCCTTACGCACCACATCGAACATTTTCGGCACCGACTTCAGGTATAGGGATACGTTCATGTAGTTGTCGGTCTCCCCCCCAAATCCGGCAGCTTTAAAATCTGGTTTATCGGCGGTGGCCCCCACGGCTCCATACCCCCCTTGCTGAATGCGGATGTATTTAAAGCCCTGATCCATAAACTTCTGCACACTTTCGGCGGCTGCTTCTGGAGTGTTTCCCCCCGCATGGGTGTAGCAGGGAATGGCAAAGCGAACTTTACCCCCCAATAGTTGATAGACCGGCATGCCAGCCCGTTTGCCTTTAATATCCCAAAGTGCCTGATCAAGTCCAGAAAGGGCATTGTTCAACACGGGTCCATTCCGCCAGTAGGAACTAACATAGGCCGACTGCCAGATGTCTTCGATATTGTCGACGTCTTTACCTACACAAAAGTCGTTGAGGTAAGAATTGATGGCAGCCACCACAGCAACGGCCCGCTGCGTGAAGGTAGCACAACCCAGTCCATAGAGTCCGGGTTCAGAGGTTTCGACCTTAACAACAATCAGATTCGACCCCTGCGGAGCCGTAGCAATGGCCCGAACGGCTTTAATTTTGACAGGAGCAGCCCCAACAGCATAGCGAGGGGTTGTTTTTTCTTCGCGGGCCTGAGCGGTTGAAGCAGACCCCATCAAGCCGAGCAGGCTGGCCGAAGAGCCAAAGCCCAGCATTTTCAGGGTTTCCCGGCGGTTGTAATCAACTTTATTCATAAGGCAATAAGGGTTTTACTATGAAACTGACGAGATATACAGAATAACAGACTTGTTATGTTAGATAAAGCATGCTGCTACCCCGTATATCCTGTCGAAGAAATACTATTTCTTATCCCACCATATTCTTGTATCGAGCGTATTGGGGCCCTGTCGTCCTATCGCTTCGTTCAGACTAGCCGAGTTGACCACAATTTCACTATCGGGATAGGGCAATCGCCGAATGAAATCGCCCTTCACTTCAGAGCCAGGATACGGATTTTTTGCCAATGCCGGATAGCCGCTGCGCCGGAAATTGGCAAAGGCTTCGGTTCCATCCAGAAAGCTGGCCACCCAGTATTGCGTATTGATTTGCTCCAGTGCCTTACTGTCGACCAGCGGATGGGCCTCCAGATAGGCCTTGATGGTTGCTTCCGGAATGACAGAACCGTATGAAGCCATCTGTTCCAGATTTGCCCGGATACCTTTCTGGAAATAGTCGGCCTCCGATCCGGACACCCACCCGCGAACAGCTGCTTCGGCCAGAAGAAACAGGGTCTGGGCGTAGGTAACGTGGAATTCGGGAGCATCCAGCTTCAGCACCGTATTCAGGTTCACCTGCGAGAAATCCCACAAACTGGCCACACCATTCTGGGCCAATACCGACGTGATCGTTACGTCGTTGTAGCCCATTGGCATACCGATTTGTACTTTCGGGTCTGACGATGCCCGAGCCGAAACCTGTTCCTGGCCACCGGTAGCGCCTACATAACGTACGGCAAAAATGGGTAAGCGCGGGTCGTTGTTCTCTTTCAGATAATTCACGAAAGGTGCTGCCAGATAGAAGTTGGTCTTCTCACGAGCTGCCAGATGGTTGGCAATGAAGTTGTTATAGGTCGACGTATGGCGGAGAATTGAATTGTCGGCATTGGATTGAAGCACACCCCCTGCTACGGCTTTTTTCACGTAGGTCTCGGCCATCGCCGGATCAACTTTCGTGAGCCGCATACCCGCCCGCAACATGAAGGAATAGGCCAGTTTTCTCCATTTCGCTACATCGCCCCCATACAGAATGTCGGTCGTGACCGGCGGCAGATCAGTAGTCAATGCCGTAGCGGCCTCTTCCAGTTCTTTCAGAATATCCTTGTAAATCTCCTGCTGCGGATCATATTTGGGCGTAATAATCTCAGCCGTATAGCCCTGTCCAGCCTGAAAATAAGGCACATCGCCGTAGGTATCGGTCAGAATCATAAAAACATACGCTTTCCAGATCCGAGCCGCATTGTAGGTATTGACCTGTTGCGGATCATCTTTGGTTTGCCCCAGAACCGCCACGAGTTGCTTGAGCACGTTCCGGTAGAAATTGGTCCAGACCAGGGGCGTATTGCTATTGTTGATCTGATCGTAATTGGCCCCCGACAGCGAGCTACCATAAGGCGTAATAATCTGCTGTACGATCCCGAAATTGTAGGTCAGCATCCCCAGCGTGCCAAAACCGTCGAGGTAGTTGGTACTGATGATCGCCTTGTTGAGCACCATCGACGGAGCCAGCGACGTTGGATCGACTTTATTGGTATTGACTTCCGTAAAGCCCTGATCGCAGCCAACAAGCACATAACCCATCAGCAGCAGAGAAAATATATAGTTTAGTTTCGCTTTCATGATGTTTTTTGTTTCGTATACCATAAACCATACACTTCTCTTAAAACCGAACATTCAGGTTAAAGCCCATGCTGCGGGTAGGTGGCAACCCAGGCCAGAAATCCAGCCCAACGGCGTTGTCCGACGAAACCAGGGCTTCTTCGGGGTCCATGTTTTCGGTCCATTTTTTCAACACCAATACATTGTTGGCTACGGCATTCAGTTTTAGTCCTTTTATGAATAGTTTGGCTGGTAATAGCTTGCTGAAATCGTAGCCCAGGGTAACCTGACGTAGTTTCCAGAATCCAGCATTGAACACAAAATCTTCGTTGATACCCAGCGGATTAATTGATTCGTAGAAGGGTTGAACAGCGGCCTTTGTCTGGTTGATTTCGCCGTTCGGGTTCACCCCATTGCCGATCACATAGCCCACATCCCGCCCCGGTAGTGTCCGCTTTGAGAGCCCGTGGCGCATATAGTTAATATTCCGGCCCGCAATCATTTTATGACCCAGTTTGAAATCGATCAGGAACGACAGCGCCAACCCCTGGTAGGTAAACGTGTTGGTGATGCCCCCAAAATATTTCGGCAGCGCATTCCCTACATTCACCAGCGTGTTGTTCCGAAGCGGCATGCCGCTGTTTGCATCGAAAACCTGCCGTCCCTGGGCATCGCGCAGGTAGGTGAAGGTGTATAATTGCCCAATGGGTTTACCAACAACCTGATTCAGAGTGCGACCGCCCCCACTGCTAACAGTGATTACGGTATCGTTGGGCGACAAACCGAGTCGAAGCACTTTGGAGGTATTGTATGAAACGTTAGCGCTAACATCCCAGCGGAAAACAGGCTTCACAACGGGCGAAAAGGTCAGTAACATTTCGAGTCCCTGATTCATACTACGGCCCACGTTGATGAGTTTGCTCGTAAACGACGACGCATCCGAAATCTGGGCCGCCAGAATCTGGTCGTCGGTGGTTTTGTGATAATAGGTGAAGTCGAAGCCGATCTTGTTGTCAAACAATTTCAGTTCTACCCCAAACTCGGCTTCCTGAATGCGGAGGGGCCGCAGATTTTTGTTCGGAACCACCGAGGCATTAATTCCACCCACCGGCACCAGTTGCCCCGATGGGTTAGGAAACGAATTGTTATCGACCGAATAATAGAGCGCATTAGAATACGGATCGACGTTATCGGAACCTACCTGCGCATAAGCAGCCCTGAATTTTCCGAACGACAGCCAGGAAGGTAGGCGCTCAAAAGCCTGCGAAAACACAAAACTTCCGGTTACGGATGGATATAGAATACTCCGGTTCGAGGGCGCCAATGTGGAGAACCAGTCGTTGCGGGCGGTCATGTTGAGAAACAGATAATCGCGATAGGAAATCGTGGCAGCGCCGAACAGCGAGTTAATTTTCTTCTCCGCCAGGCTATAAATCGGATTTTTGATCCGGCCGTTGGCCACTGTATACAAACCAGGTGTCACAAAATCCTGCACCGTAACGCTGTTATAGTCATTACGAGCATAGCGCGCGTTGCCCCCCAGGGTTATGTCCACGCCAATTTTCCCAAAGGTTCGGTTACCGCCCAGAATAAAGTCGATGTTTCGCTCGGTATTCTGCCGCACATCCTGCGTATACGACCCATTCACATAGCCAACGGGAGCTTTGGCAATAGGCGCATACCCATTCGGGATGTTATAATCCTGATTACGAACATAGTAGTCCTGTGCAATCCGGCCCTGTAAATAGAGCCAGTCGGTAAACTGATACCGAAGTGCAATGTTGCCAAACAGCCGGTCGCGACGAATATTTTCGAAGTGATGGCTCATGGAATAGTATGGGTTGTTACGTACCAGAAACCGCGAGAACACAAACTCATCGCCATTGGGCAGCGTCTGGTTTTCGCGGAGGGCTTCGAAGGGCATGGAGTTAGCCAGGGTGAACACCACCGTCGATACCGAAAAATCCTGCGTATTGAGCTGGGGCGGGTTAATGTTGTTTTCTTTGGAGTAGTTTATATTTCCCGTAGCGGTCAGTCGGCGGCTGATGTTCTGCGAGAACCCCAGGTTGATCACTTTCCGGTTGAAGGTATTGTTCTCCATGATGCCCCGGTTATCGGTATTACCGAAGGATAGGCTGAAACCACCATTTTCACCATTGTTCGATACGGTTACGGTGTTGGTGAAGTTGGTGCCGACCCGGTAGAATTTTTTCACCCGATTGAAAACGGGTTCGTAGGGCCACGTTTCGTTATCGAACAGTACCTGGGTCATCCCCGGCTGAAATTTTTCACCAAAGCTCCAAACGCCCGATGTCGGGTTGGCTGTAGTGGGTCGTTTGCCACCTTCGCCCTGTCCGTATTCGTACTGAAAATCGGTAAAATCCAGGGGTGTGTCGGTCGTAAAATTGGTGTTGTAGGTAACCCCAAACCCTTTGCCTGCTCCGCGGCTTTTGGTCGTAATCATCACCACCCCATCTTTAGCCCGCGACCCATAGAGAGCGGCCGCCGTAGCGCCTTTCAGCACGGTCATGGTTTCAATATCATCGGGATTAATACTGCTCAAGCCATCGCCACCATCCGAACTGTTGGCAGACCTCGACCCATAATCGCCCCCCAGCGAATAGTTGGAGTTGTCGATTGGTACGCCATTCACCACAATGAGCGGGTTGTTTTGTCCACTGAACGACGACTGACCCCGAATCCGGATTTTGGCCGTTCCGCCGGGCCCGGTGCCCATCGTTGTGATGTTTACCCCGGCCATTTTACCCTGCAAACCACTCACAAAATTTGGCGTTCGGTTCACCGATATCTGGTCGGCATTTACGGTGGCTGTCGCATAGCCCAGCGTTTTGGCTTCCCGCTTGATGCCCAGGGCCGTTACAACCACTTCGTCGATTGCTTTAGCATCTTCGGCCAGTTGCACATTCACCACCGATCGATTATTGATTGCCACTGTCTGCGATACATAACTGATATACGAAAATACCAGCGAGCCACTGGCAGGCGCATTAATTGCGTAATTACCCGTCGCATCCGTTACCGTTCCAACCGACGTGCCGCCAACGAGTACGTTCACGCCCGGAAGTCCTTCCTTGTCGGGTCCGGTCACTTTGCCGGTTATTCGACTCGTTTGGGCATACCCAATACTACTGCCATAGAGCAGCAGAAAAAGAATGAGAGCTTTGTTCATGTGTAGTAGAGATATTAAGGTTAAAGGAAAAGAGTAAAATCATCCACTTTGAGAGACCCGATACCCAGTCAGTCGAAGCGCAGCATTACGGTTTCGCACGTTCCAGGACAGGTTACTCCACTGTTTTTCTAGGCTCTTTAAATAACTATGTTAACCGATAGTTAAAATCGACTTCATAGTCATTCGTTTCTTTTTCAGGTTGTATTGAGGAGAATGGGGATACTTACCAGTTATGAATAGCGCCGTCGGGACTACGCAGCACTGGATGCGGGAAGGGCGTTTTGGCTGTTACTTCCATCACAAACGTGGCTTTTTTCGGATCGAATTTTACGCCTAGCCCCGGTTCTGGATTCAGATATAGTTTACCGTTTTTGAAGTTTATAAAATCCTCATTGAAGTAAGCCGGCCGTTCGGGTTCGCCACCGGCCAGTTCCATCAGACAGCGCATTGGACTGCTCGACCCTAACACATGCACCAGTGTGGCCGTAGACAGTGGACCGGTAAAATGCGGAATCATGCCTACATAGTGCGTTTCGCACATGGAAGCCAGTTTTTTGAATTCGGAAATACCACCTGTGTTGGGAAGTGTAAACCGGGTGTAATCGATCAGATGCTGCTCGATTAGCATATTACTATCCCAACGATCGCCAAATTGCTCGCCCACGGCAATGGGTACCGTTGTCATTTGACGCACCGTTTTATAGACATCAGGATTTTCGGAGCGAATGATGTCTTCAACAAAATAGGGCTCCAGGTTCTCAATGGCTTTACAAATTTTTACGCCTTCGGTGGTATCGAAACGGGTATGGAGGTCGATGGCCCATTTGCCACCTCCGCCAACAGCAGCATCCATTCGTTTGCATAACTCGATTGTTTTTTTGGCATTTTCGTAGAAATCGAAGGGCGTTTCGCCATTGCCGCCAGTGGGGCCGATGCGATAGGCCCGCAACCCTGCTTCAATGCAATCGCGGGCGCGTTCTTCTTCAGTTTTGGCTTTCGACGCCCGGAATCCCGTTGCGTAGCACTCGACATAATCCCGCGTGGCACCACCCAGCAACTCATAAACCGGCACACCCAGTGCTTTGCCTTTAATGTCCCAGAGCGCCATTTCCAAAGCCCCCAGTGCGTGTAATTTCTCGCGGCCGGGTGGATAAAACATACCCCGATATACAGTTTGCCAGAGGTGTTCAATACGGAACGGGTCTTCGCCAATGATCATCTGGGCACACTGCTCGATCATATCTTTCGAACCTCCTTCGCCAATTCCGACAATACCCCCATCCGTCTGGATTTCCACAATGCCCCGAGCCTGGTTAAAAAGTGGCTTATTGTAGCCGGGTGCACTGTAGTAGCGAATTTTGGTGATTTTCAGTTTGGGCGCAGCTTCAACAACCTGTAACGGCAAACCGGTCCATACGGCGGCAGAACCAACTAAAGCAGATTTAAGGAAATTTCGTCGTTGCATACAATAGATCAGGAATAGTCAGCTTAAACGATTAAGCTATTGAGTAAATTTATATAGAAACGGTTGTCTTTGCCTTCGAAGACGCTCGTTCAACAAGTTCAGCTTTCATCAGAATTTGCGCAGGTTCGTTCAGGTTATTTTTCAGCTTCTTTACCAATAATTCAACTGCCGTTTGCCCCAGCAACACAATAGGTTGCCGCAGGTACGTAACCGGACAATAGTATAATTCGAAGACCTCA harbors:
- the dgoD gene encoding galactonate dehydratase, whose protein sequence is MKSSGKKTGISRRSAIQSVLGVAGMSSMILPQASYGADPGRFADYSKVKITKLETFLVKPRWIFLKIHTDTGIYGLGEPLLEGRALTIQTAIKEIEPYLIGKDPRQVVHHWQAIYRHAFYRGGPILTSALSGIDHALWDIKGKLLNVPVYELLGGPTRDRVRIYGRASNAEDMKKRKAEGYTVIKTGVAHKTPANIVENPQFIKYAVDNFASLREAGGPDMDIAIDFHGNISPQTAKVLIKQLEPFQPMFVEEPCQAQNVDVMADIARGTHLPIAAGERIFTKWGFRELLEKRAVSIVQPDLCHAGGITEGRIIAGMAEAYYVPVAPHNPMGPISLAVGLNLAASVPNFLVQEQVTLGDGYLKNPFKLQKDGTVLIPKGPGLGVELDEALMKDKIGHDWKNPESYNALDGSVVDW
- a CDS encoding SusD/RagB family nutrient-binding outer membrane lipoprotein: MKAKLNYIFSLLLMGYVLVGCDQGFTEVNTNKVDPTSLAPSMVLNKAIISTNYLDGFGTLGMLTYNFGIVQQIITPYGSSLSGANYDQINNSNTPLVWTNFYRNVLKQLVAVLGQTKDDPQQVNTYNAARIWKAYVFMILTDTYGDVPYFQAGQGYTAEIITPKYDPQQEIYKDILKELEEAATALTTDLPPVTTDILYGGDVAKWRKLAYSFMLRAGMRLTKVDPAMAETYVKKAVAGGVLQSNADNSILRHTSTYNNFIANHLAAREKTNFYLAAPFVNYLKENNDPRLPIFAVRYVGATGGQEQVSARASSDPKVQIGMPMGYNDVTITSVLAQNGVASLWDFSQVNLNTVLKLDAPEFHVTYAQTLFLLAEAAVRGWVSGSEADYFQKGIRANLEQMASYGSVIPEATIKAYLEAHPLVDSKALEQINTQYWVASFLDGTEAFANFRRSGYPALAKNPYPGSEVKGDFIRRLPYPDSEIVVNSASLNEAIGRQGPNTLDTRIWWDKK
- a CDS encoding enolase C-terminal domain-like protein, translated to MNKVDYNRRETLKMLGFGSSASLLGLMGSASTAQAREEKTTPRYAVGAAPVKIKAVRAIATAPQGSNLIVVKVETSEPGLYGLGCATFTQRAVAVVAAINSYLNDFCVGKDVDNIEDIWQSAYVSSYWRNGPVLNNALSGLDQALWDIKGKRAGMPVYQLLGGKVRFAIPCYTHAGGNTPEAAAESVQKFMDQGFKYIRIQQGGYGAVGATADKPDFKAAGFGGETDNYMNVSLYLKSVPKMFDVVRKACGEEIELLHDIHERVQPMEAINMIKKLEDYRPFFIEDPFSPENMKWFAQLRQTTSVPIAMGELFNNINEFKEPMVNQWFDYIRIHVSQIGGITPAMKVARLGEWFNVRTAWHGPGDVSPVGHAAHAHIDLAVWNFGIQEAVAFSEKTQAVFSGCPTMNKGYMSVNEVPGLGVDINEKEAAKYPISTKSNWQVRKMDGTIIRP
- a CDS encoding mandelate racemase/muconate lactonizing enzyme family protein, which codes for MQRRNFLKSALVGSAAVWTGLPLQVVEAAPKLKITKIRYYSAPGYNKPLFNQARGIVEIQTDGGIVGIGEGGSKDMIEQCAQMIIGEDPFRIEHLWQTVYRGMFYPPGREKLHALGALEMALWDIKGKALGVPVYELLGGATRDYVECYATGFRASKAKTEEERARDCIEAGLRAYRIGPTGGNGETPFDFYENAKKTIELCKRMDAAVGGGGKWAIDLHTRFDTTEGVKICKAIENLEPYFVEDIIRSENPDVYKTVRQMTTVPIAVGEQFGDRWDSNMLIEQHLIDYTRFTLPNTGGISEFKKLASMCETHYVGMIPHFTGPLSTATLVHVLGSSSPMRCLMELAGGEPERPAYFNEDFINFKNGKLYLNPEPGLGVKFDPKKATFVMEVTAKTPFPHPVLRSPDGAIHNW
- a CDS encoding SusC/RagA family TonB-linked outer membrane protein; protein product: MNKALILFLLLYGSSIGYAQTSRITGKVTGPDKEGLPGVNVLVGGTSVGTVTDATGNYAINAPASGSLVFSYISYVSQTVAINNRSVVNVQLAEDAKAIDEVVVTALGIKREAKTLGYATATVNADQISVNRTPNFVSGLQGKMAGVNITTMGTGPGGTAKIRIRGQSSFSGQNNPLIVVNGVPIDNSNYSLGGDYGSRSANSSDGGDGLSSINPDDIETMTVLKGATAAALYGSRAKDGVVMITTKSRGAGKGFGVTYNTNFTTDTPLDFTDFQYEYGQGEGGKRPTTANPTSGVWSFGEKFQPGMTQVLFDNETWPYEPVFNRVKKFYRVGTNFTNTVTVSNNGENGGFSLSFGNTDNRGIMENNTFNRKVINLGFSQNISRRLTATGNINYSKENNINPPQLNTQDFSVSTVVFTLANSMPFEALRENQTLPNGDEFVFSRFLVRNNPYYSMSHHFENIRRDRLFGNIALRYQFTDWLYLQGRIAQDYYVRNQDYNIPNGYAPIAKAPVGYVNGSYTQDVRQNTERNIDFILGGNRTFGKIGVDITLGGNARYARNDYNSVTVQDFVTPGLYTVANGRIKNPIYSLAEKKINSLFGAATISYRDYLFLNMTARNDWFSTLAPSNRSILYPSVTGSFVFSQAFERLPSWLSFGKFRAAYAQVGSDNVDPYSNALYYSVDNNSFPNPSGQLVPVGGINASVVPNKNLRPLRIQEAEFGVELKLFDNKIGFDFTYYHKTTDDQILAAQISDASSFTSKLINVGRSMNQGLEMLLTFSPVVKPVFRWDVSANVSYNTSKVLRLGLSPNDTVITVSSGGGRTLNQVVGKPIGQLYTFTYLRDAQGRQVFDANSGMPLRNNTLVNVGNALPKYFGGITNTFTYQGLALSFLIDFKLGHKMIAGRNINYMRHGLSKRTLPGRDVGYVIGNGVNPNGEINQTKAAVQPFYESINPLGINEDFVFNAGFWKLRQVTLGYDFSKLLPAKLFIKGLKLNAVANNVLVLKKWTENMDPEEALVSSDNAVGLDFWPGLPPTRSMGFNLNVRF